In Glycine max cultivar Williams 82 chromosome 7, Glycine_max_v4.0, whole genome shotgun sequence, a single window of DNA contains:
- the LOC100527581 gene encoding feruloyl CoA ortho-hydroxylase F6H1-3, which translates to MAPTLIPSDLTEFVMLQGNGVKGLSEMGLKSLPSQYVQPLEERVINVVPQESIPIIDMSNWDDPKVQDAICDAAEKWGFFQIINHGVPLEVLDSVKDATYRFYGLPPKEKVKYTKENSSTKHVRYGSSFSPEAEKALEWKDYLSLFYVSEDEAAATWPPACRNEALEYMKRSEILIKQLLNVLMKRLNVSEIDETNESLFMGSKRINLNYYPVCPNHDLTVAIGRHSDVSTLTVLLQDETGGLYVRAPNHHGWIHVPPVSGAIVINIGDALQVMSNGRYKSIEHRVSANGSKTRVSVPIFVNPRPSDVIGPLPQVLASGEKALYKNVLYSDYVKHFFRKAHDGKLTVEYAKICQV; encoded by the exons ATGGCACCAACCTTAATCCCCTCAGATCTCACTGAATTTGTGATGCTTCAAGGGAATGGAGTAAAGGGCCTCTCTGAAATGGGCCTAAAGAGCCTCCCAAGTCAATATGTCCAACCTTTGGAAGAGAGGGTGATCAATGTTGTACCTCAAGAGTCCATTCCCATCATTGACATGTCCAATTGGGATGACCCAAAAGTACAAGATGCAATTTGTGATGCAGCTGAGAAGTGGGGCTTCTTCCAAATCATCAACCATGGGGTGCCCCTTGAAGTATTGGACAGTGTCAAGGATGCAACTTATAGGTTTTATGGGCTGCCACCTAAGGAAAAAGTTAAGTACACAAAAGAGAATTCTTCAACAAAGCATGTGAGGTATGGGTCTAGCTTTAGCCCTGAAGCAGAGAAGGCCCTAGAGTGGAAGGATTATCTAAGCCTCTTTTATGTTTCTGAGGATGAGGCTGCAGCAACATGGCCCCCTGCATGCAG GAATGAAGCGCTGGAATACATGAAGAGATCTGAAATCTTGATCAAACAACTTTTAAATGTGTTAATGAAGAGGCTAAATGTGAGTGAAATTGATGAGACAAATGAATCATTATTTATGGGTTCAAAGAGGATCAACCTCAACTATTATCCTGTTTGCCCAAATCATGATCTAACGGTAGCAATAGGGCGACACTCTGATGTCTCAACACTAACTGTTCTCCTTCAAGATGAAACTGGTGGCCTCTACGTCCGAGCACCGAACCACCACGGCTGGATTCATGTACCACCGGTCTCCGGTGCTATAGTGATCAATATAGGTGATGCACTCCAAGTAATGAGCAATGGGAGATACAAGAGTATTGAGCATCGTGTGTCAGCCAATGGAAGCAAGACTAGGGTTTCAGTGCCTATTTTTGTGAACCCTAGACCCTCAGATGTTATTGGCCCTTTGCCTCAAGTGCTTGCTAGTGGAGAGAAGGCCCTGTATAAAAATGTGTTGTATTCGGATTATGTGAAGCATTTCTTCAGGAAAGCTCATGATGGAAAGTTGACAGTTGAATAtgccaagatatgccaagtttaa
- the LOC102665799 gene encoding uncharacterized protein, with protein MPSYTKFLKNFLRKKGNYINNESIVVEGNCSPMIQRKLPHKLKDPGNMTIPCSIGDVSIGKTLIDLGANIILMPLSMCQRIINLKIVPTRMTLQLANRSIA; from the coding sequence ATGCCTTCATATACCAAATTCCTGAAGAACTTCCTCAGAAAGAAAGGGAATTATATCAATAATGAGAGCATAGTGGTAGAGGGCAATTGCAGTCCAATGATTCAGAGGAAGCTACCACacaagctcaaagatccaggaAACATGACTATCCCATGCTCCATTGGGGATGTGTCCATAGGGAAGACTCTCATTGACTTAGGAGCAAACATCATCTTGATGCCCTTGTCCATGTGCCAAAGAATCATAAATCTAAAGATAGTTCCTACAAGGATGACACTCCAGCTAGCAAACCGTTCCATTGCATAA